The proteins below are encoded in one region of Casimicrobium huifangae:
- a CDS encoding tripartite tricarboxylate transporter substrate binding protein has product MSTVLRVLTGLLALAAMQNAIADDKYPSKPVTIIVPQAAGGANDAIARVIAQKLSEQLGQTFIVDNRPGAGGNVGTVVAAKAKPDGYTLMITADSSMVINPSLYKSTGFDPVKDFQPVGTLATAGYVLVANPAFPAKNVAELIALAKQQPKKIYIGSAGNGTLNHLIGEMLGKAAGIDLVHVPYKGASAAVTDLVGGQVQVSVQSLPSSISFIKAGKIKVLGVVNEKRVPALPDSPTIGETVKGFGTTPWYGMFVPAGTPKSIIQQLNAEIAKALESKDAIERLAGVGCEPFKSSPEQFASLVRDDLPRWAKIVKDAGATVD; this is encoded by the coding sequence ATGTCCACTGTTCTGCGAGTCCTGACTGGCCTGCTGGCGCTGGCTGCAATGCAAAACGCCATTGCCGACGACAAATATCCAAGCAAGCCCGTCACCATCATCGTGCCGCAGGCCGCCGGTGGCGCCAACGACGCCATTGCGCGAGTGATCGCACAGAAGCTCAGCGAGCAGCTCGGGCAAACCTTCATCGTGGACAACCGCCCCGGCGCGGGCGGCAATGTGGGCACCGTGGTCGCGGCCAAGGCGAAGCCCGATGGCTACACCCTGATGATCACGGCCGACAGCTCGATGGTGATCAATCCTTCGCTTTACAAGAGCACGGGGTTCGATCCGGTCAAGGACTTCCAGCCCGTCGGCACGCTGGCAACGGCGGGCTATGTGCTGGTGGCCAATCCGGCGTTCCCGGCCAAGAACGTGGCGGAACTGATCGCGCTCGCGAAGCAGCAACCCAAAAAAATCTACATCGGCTCGGCCGGTAACGGCACGCTCAATCACCTGATCGGTGAGATGCTCGGCAAGGCCGCGGGCATTGATCTTGTGCATGTGCCGTACAAGGGGGCATCTGCTGCAGTGACCGATCTGGTCGGCGGGCAAGTGCAGGTATCGGTGCAGAGCCTGCCGTCGTCGATTTCGTTCATCAAGGCCGGCAAGATCAAGGTGCTGGGCGTCGTCAACGAGAAGCGCGTTCCCGCGCTACCCGATTCGCCAACCATTGGCGAGACGGTGAAGGGCTTCGGCACCACGCCGTGGTACGGCATGTTTGTGCCTGCGGGCACGCCAAAGTCGATCATCCAGCAACTGAACGCCGAGATTGCCAAAGCGCTGGAGTCGAAGGACGCCATCGAACGGTTGGCGGGAGTGGGCTGCGAGCCGTTCAAGTCGTCGCCCGAGCAGTTTGCCTCGCTGGTGCGTGACGATTTGCCGCGCTGGGCGAAGATCGTCAAGGACGCTGGCGCAACCGTGGATTGA
- a CDS encoding restriction endonuclease subunit S, whose product MSSAWPTKTLSEVCEIKPPKSEARQRLASNDSVSFVPMEDLGIDQKQVVPTQTRLLADVAGSYTYFADGDVLLAKITPCFENGKLGIAANLTNGVGFGSSEYMVLRPSPALDKEWLYYYLSRETFRTEGAARMSGAVGHKRVAKEFIDAYPIPVPPLTEQQRIAGILDEAFDGIATAKANAEKNLQNARALFESHLQAVFTQRGDGWTETTLEGVAHRECTLSYGIVQPGEEVADGLAIVRPTDMTSKVIYLDGLKRIDPKLADSYKRTTLVGGELLLCVRGSTGMLSMAAPELVGGNVTRGIVPIRFDPARMTRDFGFYLMNSAVVQEQIREKTYGTALMQINIRDLRNISFSFPPLKKQEAIAGALHELGEETQRLESLYQQKLAALDELKKSLLHQAFSGAL is encoded by the coding sequence GTGAGTTCTGCTTGGCCAACGAAAACGCTGTCTGAAGTCTGTGAGATCAAGCCGCCGAAATCGGAGGCACGCCAGCGTCTGGCTTCGAATGATTCAGTTTCATTTGTTCCGATGGAAGACTTGGGCATTGATCAGAAGCAGGTCGTGCCCACACAAACGAGACTGCTGGCGGACGTGGCTGGCAGCTATACGTATTTCGCCGACGGCGATGTGTTGCTTGCGAAGATCACGCCGTGCTTTGAGAACGGCAAACTCGGGATTGCGGCCAATCTGACCAACGGCGTTGGATTTGGCTCCAGCGAATACATGGTCTTACGGCCAAGCCCGGCGTTAGACAAAGAATGGCTTTACTACTATCTCTCACGCGAAACCTTTCGCACCGAGGGCGCAGCGCGCATGAGTGGTGCGGTTGGTCACAAGCGCGTTGCGAAGGAGTTCATTGATGCGTATCCGATTCCGGTACCACCACTCACCGAACAGCAGCGAATCGCCGGCATCCTCGACGAAGCGTTTGACGGCATCGCCACCGCCAAAGCCAACGCCGAAAAGAACCTCCAAAACGCCCGCGCCCTGTTCGAAAGCCACCTTCAAGCCGTTTTCACGCAGCGGGGTGACGGATGGACGGAAACAACGCTGGAGGGTGTCGCGCACCGCGAATGCACGCTTTCGTACGGCATCGTGCAACCGGGAGAGGAGGTCGCAGACGGTTTGGCGATTGTCCGACCCACAGATATGACGTCGAAGGTTATTTACCTTGACGGTCTTAAGCGCATTGATCCCAAACTGGCTGATTCTTACAAGCGAACAACTTTGGTTGGTGGCGAACTCTTGCTCTGCGTGCGTGGTAGCACAGGCATGCTCTCGATGGCCGCGCCCGAACTTGTGGGCGGAAACGTAACGCGAGGCATCGTTCCGATTCGGTTCGATCCGGCACGCATGACCCGTGACTTCGGTTTTTACCTGATGAATTCTGCTGTCGTTCAGGAACAGATACGCGAAAAAACCTACGGTACCGCGCTAATGCAGATCAATATTCGTGACTTGAGAAATATTTCTTTTTCGTTTCCGCCTTTGAAGAAGCAGGAAGCAATTGCTGGGGCTCTCCACGAACTTGGCGAAGAAACCCAACGCCTCGAATCCCTCTACCAGCAAAAACTCGCCGCGCTGGACGAATTGAAGAAGTCGCTGCTGCATCAGGCGTTCAGCGGGGCGCTGTGA
- a CDS encoding N-acetylmuramidase family protein → MTFAVGALFSAVESNNYRMLWTMMHAMTMDELVKAGTAVGPQRLRELLFRFVGKSRKPSQLASSAPAVSSATANLEAVIPELLAEAFADKTFLPASRGEAITREIRQLLRTVHNQRAASPQIVLYRDVTHTLPSPNFCPAPLTDANFADVASRNGICVAAIKAVAQVESGGRSGFDDQYRAKILFEAHHFRKHTAKRFDLSHPHLSCRRASAKKYYSWNQYSRLFEAMVLDPVAAIKACSWGKFQVLGSNHNGWPDPVSFARAMQESENNHLKSFEAYCVTNGLIVHLKNKAWAKFAEGYNGKNYKDFDYDTKIAKAYAKYGGT, encoded by the coding sequence ATGACATTCGCGGTGGGCGCCCTGTTCAGCGCTGTCGAATCGAACAACTACCGCATGCTGTGGACGATGATGCATGCGATGACTATGGACGAATTGGTGAAGGCCGGCACCGCCGTCGGACCACAGCGCCTTCGCGAACTACTGTTCCGATTTGTCGGGAAATCACGGAAGCCGTCGCAACTTGCCTCTTCTGCGCCAGCAGTGTCTTCCGCCACGGCCAACCTCGAAGCAGTCATTCCCGAGCTACTCGCAGAGGCGTTTGCTGACAAGACGTTTCTTCCGGCGTCTCGTGGCGAAGCGATAACCAGGGAAATTCGCCAGTTATTGCGGACCGTGCACAATCAGCGCGCTGCCTCGCCGCAGATCGTGCTCTATCGCGACGTGACGCATACGCTGCCCTCGCCGAATTTCTGCCCGGCGCCATTGACTGACGCAAATTTCGCTGACGTCGCAAGCCGAAATGGCATCTGCGTGGCGGCGATCAAAGCAGTGGCGCAAGTCGAATCGGGCGGCCGAAGCGGATTTGACGACCAATACCGCGCCAAGATACTTTTTGAAGCGCACCACTTTCGCAAGCACACCGCCAAAAGGTTCGACCTGAGCCACCCTCATCTTTCGTGTCGGCGGGCGTCCGCGAAGAAGTACTACTCGTGGAATCAGTACAGTCGTTTATTCGAAGCGATGGTACTCGACCCCGTCGCAGCCATCAAAGCCTGCTCGTGGGGGAAGTTTCAGGTTTTGGGCTCCAATCACAACGGTTGGCCCGATCCGGTGTCATTCGCTCGCGCGATGCAGGAATCAGAAAACAATCACCTGAAGTCGTTTGAGGCCTACTGCGTCACGAACGGGCTGATCGTGCATCTGAAAAACAAAGCATGGGCCAAGTTCGCTGAAGGCTATAACGGCAAGAACTACAAGGACTTCGACTACGACACCAAGATCGCCAAGGCATACGCGAAGTACGGCGGTACCTAA
- the soxA gene encoding sulfur oxidation c-type cytochrome SoxA, whose translation MRLALAIAALVIALTSAAEPRKSGIDYASAATQTLQKDDAQNPGMLWVKDGQARWTERTGAANKACADCHGEIAKMRGVAVRYPAMAAPSAATASATSTQRVINLAQQINQCRVERQQASAWPAENASLLGLEAALAFESRTLPIAPPVQPLLAAAQARGEALYRQRIGQMDLSCRDCHDGLAGKRLGGNIIPQGHPTGYPIYRLEWQAVGSLQRRLRGCMTAVRAEPYPYGSSELLDLEAYLMKRASGMPLETPGVRP comes from the coding sequence ATGCGGCTTGCTCTCGCAATAGCGGCGCTGGTCATCGCGCTCACATCAGCCGCCGAGCCCCGCAAATCTGGCATCGACTACGCATCCGCTGCAACGCAGACGCTGCAAAAGGACGACGCGCAGAACCCCGGCATGTTGTGGGTGAAGGACGGACAGGCTCGATGGACCGAGCGCACCGGTGCTGCCAACAAGGCCTGCGCCGACTGTCACGGCGAGATCGCGAAGATGCGTGGTGTTGCAGTGCGCTATCCTGCGATGGCAGCACCTTCAGCCGCAACAGCGTCGGCAACCAGCACGCAACGCGTCATCAACCTGGCACAGCAGATCAACCAGTGTCGCGTCGAGCGGCAACAGGCCAGCGCGTGGCCCGCAGAAAACGCGTCATTGCTGGGGCTCGAAGCGGCACTGGCGTTCGAAAGCCGCACGCTACCCATTGCGCCGCCGGTGCAGCCCTTGCTGGCAGCGGCGCAGGCGCGCGGCGAAGCGCTCTACCGCCAGCGCATAGGGCAGATGGATCTGAGCTGTCGCGACTGCCACGACGGACTGGCTGGCAAGCGTCTGGGCGGCAACATTATTCCGCAAGGGCACCCGACCGGATATCCGATCTACCGCCTTGAATGGCAGGCAGTGGGCAGCCTGCAACGCCGTCTGCGCGGCTGCATGACAGCGGTGCGTGCCGAACCCTACCCGTACGGCAGCAGCGAACTCCTCGATCTGGAGGCTTACCTGATGAAGCGTGCGTCCGGAATGCCGCTGGAGACACCGGGGGTTCGACCCTGA
- the hsdR gene encoding EcoAI/FtnUII family type I restriction enzme subunit R has protein sequence MNEAETRAEHIDPQLAAAGWGVVEGSRIRREYAIAPGRIEGPLRRGKALTADYVLIYRNTKLAVVEAKAWDQPLTEGVGQAKHYAAKLSVRFTYSTNGQGVYGIDMDTGQEGERAAFPTPDELWNLTFAEADAWRDRFAAVPFEDRGGYFQGRYYQDIAVERVLQAIADGQRRILLTLATGTGKTFIAFQIAWKLFQSRWNLTREPARRPRILFLADRNILADQAYNAFSAFADDALVRIAPDDIRKKGQVPKNGSIFFTIFQTFMSGQESSLPRRRESSADGLDSRLRGNDVTAAIQTPNDAAVGSPYFGEYPPDFFDFIVIDECHRGGANDESSWRGILDYFSPAVQLGLTATPKRDDNVDTYAYFGEPVYTYSLKDGINDGFLTPFRVKQIATTLDDYVYTPDDTLIEGEIEAGKRYEEKDFNRIIEIREREAHRVKVFMEQIDQREKTLVFCATQLHALVVRDLINQIKASKEPNYCVRVTANDGALGEQHLRDFQDNEKSIPTILTTSQKLSTGVDARNVRNIVLMRPVNTMIEFKQIIGRGTRLFDGKAYFTIYDFVRAHHHFNDPEWDGEPLAPEPPAVHQVREPQPEWPAEAEGGAAEEAGDAAAQARRTVRVKLADGKARNIQHMMATSFWHADGTPMSAQQFMEMLFGRLPEFFANEDELRALWSAPETRRQLLDGLAEKGFSREQLAEMQRVIGAEKSDLFDVLSYIAFAAEPKTRAERAEFARAAVARDFGEKQQAFINFVLDQYETQGVDELDLGQLVPLLRLRFGDAISDGLATLGDVTAVRQAFVGFQPALYAR, from the coding sequence ATGAACGAAGCCGAAACTCGCGCCGAACACATTGACCCGCAGCTTGCGGCAGCGGGTTGGGGCGTGGTGGAAGGCAGCCGCATCCGGCGTGAATACGCAATTGCACCGGGGCGCATCGAGGGGCCACTGCGGCGCGGCAAGGCGCTGACGGCGGACTACGTGCTGATCTACCGCAACACCAAGCTTGCGGTGGTGGAGGCGAAGGCGTGGGATCAGCCACTGACGGAGGGCGTGGGGCAAGCTAAGCACTACGCCGCCAAGCTCTCGGTGCGCTTCACCTACTCGACCAACGGGCAGGGCGTTTACGGCATCGACATGGACACGGGGCAGGAGGGTGAGCGCGCCGCCTTCCCGACGCCTGACGAGCTGTGGAACCTGACCTTTGCCGAAGCGGACGCATGGCGCGATCGCTTTGCGGCGGTGCCGTTCGAGGATCGCGGCGGCTACTTTCAGGGGCGCTACTACCAGGACATCGCGGTGGAGCGTGTGCTGCAGGCCATCGCGGACGGGCAGCGACGCATATTGCTGACGCTCGCGACCGGTACCGGCAAGACCTTCATCGCGTTCCAGATTGCGTGGAAGCTGTTTCAAAGCCGCTGGAACCTGACGCGCGAACCCGCTCGCCGGCCACGCATCCTCTTCCTCGCCGACCGCAACATCCTGGCCGATCAGGCGTACAACGCGTTTTCAGCGTTTGCCGACGATGCGCTGGTGCGCATCGCGCCCGACGATATCCGCAAGAAGGGGCAGGTGCCGAAGAACGGGAGCATCTTCTTCACGATTTTTCAGACATTCATGAGCGGTCAGGAATCGTCACTCCCGCGCAGGCGGGAGTCCAGCGCAGACGGTCTGGATTCCCGCCTGCGCGGGAATGACGTGACCGCAGCGATTCAGACGCCCAATGACGCCGCCGTTGGCTCGCCGTACTTCGGCGAGTACCCGCCGGACTTCTTCGACTTTATCGTGATCGACGAATGTCATCGTGGCGGTGCCAACGACGAGAGTAGCTGGCGCGGCATCCTCGACTACTTCTCGCCTGCTGTGCAGCTCGGATTGACGGCGACGCCGAAGCGGGATGACAACGTTGATACCTACGCATATTTCGGTGAACCGGTTTACACGTATTCGCTGAAGGACGGCATCAACGATGGCTTCCTCACGCCATTTCGCGTGAAGCAGATTGCAACGACGCTGGACGACTATGTGTACACGCCGGACGACACGCTGATCGAGGGTGAAATTGAAGCAGGTAAACGCTACGAAGAGAAGGATTTCAACCGCATTATCGAGATCAGGGAGCGCGAGGCGCATCGCGTGAAAGTCTTCATGGAGCAGATTGACCAGCGAGAAAAAACACTGGTCTTTTGCGCCACGCAACTGCACGCGCTGGTGGTGCGCGACCTGATTAACCAGATCAAGGCCAGCAAGGAGCCGAATTACTGCGTTCGCGTGACGGCCAACGACGGCGCGCTCGGCGAACAGCATTTGCGCGATTTTCAGGACAACGAAAAATCCATCCCGACGATCCTGACCACCTCGCAAAAACTCTCAACGGGCGTGGATGCCCGCAACGTCCGCAACATCGTGCTGATGCGACCAGTGAACACCATGATCGAGTTTAAGCAGATCATCGGACGCGGCACGCGGCTGTTTGACGGCAAAGCGTACTTCACGATCTACGACTTTGTGCGGGCGCATCATCATTTCAACGATCCGGAATGGGACGGCGAGCCGCTGGCACCAGAACCACCGGCGGTTCATCAAGTGCGAGAGCCGCAACCTGAGTGGCCAGCGGAGGCGGAAGGTGGCGCGGCGGAGGAGGCTGGTGATGCCGCTGCGCAGGCACGCCGCACGGTGCGGGTGAAACTGGCTGATGGCAAGGCACGCAACATCCAGCACATGATGGCCACGAGCTTCTGGCACGCCGACGGCACGCCGATGTCGGCACAGCAGTTTATGGAAATGCTGTTCGGTCGCCTGCCGGAATTCTTCGCCAACGAGGATGAGTTGCGCGCGCTCTGGAGCGCCCCCGAAACCCGCCGCCAATTGCTTGATGGGCTGGCAGAAAAAGGTTTTAGCCGCGAGCAACTCGCCGAGATGCAGCGCGTGATCGGCGCTGAAAAGAGTGATCTGTTTGATGTGCTCTCTTACATTGCGTTCGCCGCAGAACCCAAGACGCGTGCCGAGCGCGCTGAATTTGCACGGGCGGCAGTTGCGCGCGACTTCGGCGAGAAGCAGCAGGCCTTCATCAATTTCGTGCTCGATCAGTACGAGACACAAGGGGTAGACGAACTTGATCTCGGGCAACTCGTCCCCTTGCTGCGTTTGCGCTTCGGTGATGCGATCAGTGACGGGCTTGCCACCCTTGGCGATGTGACCGCCGTTCGCCAAGCCTTCGTTGGCTTTCAGCCCGCGCTGTACGCGCGCTAG
- a CDS encoding GIY-YIG nuclease family protein, whose product MKSPSVYIMASGRNGTLYIGVTSDLVKRVWQHREGIAEGFTKDHDVKLLVWYEQHETMESAISREKAMKKWLRKWKLDIIEKMNPQWNDLWPEIIGEWPLSTIATVAAIPAPVAVPVPPAVPTPPVPLVIPANAGIQPPTPREASEMRCAEDYELDSRLRGNDGVGGGA is encoded by the coding sequence GTGAAGTCTCCGTCGGTCTACATCATGGCGAGTGGCCGCAACGGCACGCTCTACATCGGCGTCACGTCTGATCTGGTCAAACGCGTATGGCAGCATCGCGAGGGCATTGCTGAGGGTTTCACCAAAGACCACGACGTCAAATTACTCGTCTGGTACGAACAACACGAAACGATGGAAAGCGCCATTTCGCGCGAAAAGGCCATGAAGAAGTGGCTGCGGAAGTGGAAGCTCGACATCATCGAAAAGATGAACCCACAGTGGAATGACCTGTGGCCAGAAATCATCGGTGAGTGGCCCTTAAGCACTATTGCCACCGTTGCCGCTATTCCTGCCCCTGTCGCCGTTCCCGTCCCTCCCGCCGTGCCCACCCCTCCCGTTCCTCTCGTCATTCCCGCGAACGCGGGAATCCAGCCCCCCACCCCACGCGAAGCGTCTGAAATGCGCTGCGCGGAGGATTACGAACTGGATTCCCGCCTGCGCGGGAATGACGGGGTTGGAGGTGGGGCGTGA
- a CDS encoding competence/damage-inducible protein A translates to MSTSPNTSSATFSLIVVGDEILSGKRQDKHLAKVIELLSARGLALATAEYVGDDRPRIEAALRRAFARSRETGEIVFSTGGIGATPDDHTRQCAAAALGVPLALHPQAEALIRERMQDVAREQGVAYEPDRADNVHRLNMGVFPDGAEIIPNPYNKIPGFSVGDVHFVPGFPVMAWPMIEGLLDTKYAHLHRRDAYVEKSVIVFGAMEATLTPLMEAVERDHPGVKVFSLPSVDHPQYGKHIDLGVKGTPDVVDAAYMQLRAGLVALDVTLGPELAR, encoded by the coding sequence ATGTCTACATCACCCAACACGTCGTCAGCGACCTTCTCCCTGATCGTCGTGGGCGACGAAATCCTCTCCGGCAAGCGGCAGGACAAGCATCTGGCGAAGGTGATTGAGCTGCTATCGGCGCGGGGGCTGGCGCTGGCGACGGCGGAGTATGTGGGTGATGATCGGCCGAGGATTGAGGCGGCGCTGCGGCGCGCGTTTGCGCGTTCACGCGAGACTGGCGAGATTGTGTTCTCGACCGGCGGTATCGGCGCGACGCCAGACGATCACACGCGTCAATGTGCGGCTGCAGCGCTCGGCGTACCGCTTGCGTTGCACCCGCAGGCAGAGGCGCTGATCCGCGAGCGCATGCAGGACGTGGCGCGCGAGCAGGGCGTGGCGTACGAGCCGGACCGTGCTGACAATGTGCATCGCCTCAACATGGGCGTGTTCCCCGACGGCGCCGAGATTATTCCGAACCCTTACAACAAGATCCCAGGCTTCTCGGTGGGCGACGTGCACTTCGTACCAGGCTTCCCGGTGATGGCGTGGCCGATGATTGAGGGCTTGCTCGATACGAAATACGCGCACCTGCATCGTCGTGACGCCTACGTCGAAAAATCGGTGATCGTGTTCGGCGCGATGGAGGCAACACTGACGCCGCTGATGGAGGCGGTGGAGCGCGATCATCCGGGCGTGAAGGTGTTCAGTTTGCCAAGCGTTGATCACCCGCAGTACGGCAAGCACATTGACCTCGGCGTGAAGGGAACACCGGACGTCGTTGACGCCGCTTACATGCAGTTGCGCGCTGGTCTTGTCGCGCTCGATGTCACCCTTGGCCCGGAGCTGGCGCGTTAG
- a CDS encoding N-6 DNA methylase, with the protein MFEQAFKNIDDVLWKEAGCTTELDYTEQTSWLLFLKYLDGLEQDKATEAELEGKKYTHIIASPYRWDTWAAPKDASGKLDHNKALTGDDLREFVDRTLFPYLQGFKQKASGPNTLEYKIGEIFGEIKNKISSGYNLREIIDQIDALRFRSQTEKHELSHLYEAKIKNMGNAGRNGGEYYTPRPLIRAMVQVTAPKIGETIYDGACGSAGFLCEAFDYLRPLATKAADLKTLQERTFYGKEKKSLAYVIAIMNMILHGIEAPNIQHTNTLAENLADVQEKDRFDIVLANPPFGGKERKEVQQNFPIRTGETAFLFLQHFIKLLRAGGRAAIVIKNTFLSNTDNASVSLRKQLLESCNLHTVLDCPGGTFLGAGVKTVVLFFEKGAPTRKVWYYQLDPGRNMGKTNPLNDADLTEFITLQKTFADSGKSWSVDAGNIDATTFDLAVKNPSAVETVTHRRPQDIMDEIAALDAESAEVLAGIRALL; encoded by the coding sequence ATGTTCGAACAAGCCTTCAAAAATATCGACGACGTTCTCTGGAAAGAGGCGGGCTGTACTACGGAGCTGGACTACACCGAGCAAACCTCCTGGCTGCTCTTCCTCAAGTATCTCGACGGCCTGGAGCAGGACAAGGCGACCGAGGCCGAGCTTGAAGGCAAGAAGTACACCCACATCATCGCCTCGCCCTATCGCTGGGACACCTGGGCCGCGCCGAAGGATGCCAGCGGCAAGCTTGACCACAACAAGGCGCTCACCGGCGACGACCTGCGCGAGTTTGTTGACCGCACGCTGTTCCCTTACCTGCAAGGCTTCAAGCAGAAGGCCAGCGGCCCGAACACGCTGGAATACAAGATCGGCGAAATTTTTGGCGAGATCAAGAACAAGATTTCCAGCGGCTACAACCTGCGCGAGATCATCGACCAGATCGACGCGCTGCGCTTTCGCTCACAGACTGAAAAGCACGAGCTTTCGCACCTGTACGAAGCCAAAATCAAGAACATGGGCAACGCGGGCCGCAACGGCGGCGAGTACTACACGCCGCGTCCGCTGATCCGCGCGATGGTGCAGGTCACCGCGCCGAAGATTGGTGAGACGATTTACGACGGCGCCTGCGGCTCGGCGGGCTTTTTGTGCGAGGCGTTCGACTACCTGCGCCCGCTCGCGACCAAAGCGGCCGACCTGAAAACCCTGCAGGAGCGCACCTTCTACGGCAAGGAGAAAAAATCTCTCGCCTACGTCATCGCGATCATGAACATGATCCTGCACGGCATCGAAGCGCCGAACATCCAGCACACCAACACGCTCGCGGAAAACCTCGCCGACGTCCAGGAGAAGGACCGCTTCGACATCGTGCTCGCCAACCCGCCGTTCGGTGGCAAGGAACGCAAGGAAGTGCAGCAAAACTTCCCGATCCGCACCGGCGAAACCGCGTTTCTGTTCCTGCAGCACTTCATCAAACTGTTGCGCGCCGGTGGCCGCGCCGCCATCGTCATCAAGAACACGTTTCTCTCGAACACCGACAACGCCTCGGTTAGCCTGCGCAAACAATTGCTCGAAAGCTGCAACCTGCACACCGTGCTCGATTGCCCCGGCGGCACCTTCCTCGGCGCCGGCGTGAAGACGGTGGTGCTGTTTTTCGAGAAGGGCGCACCGACCCGAAAGGTTTGGTACTACCAGCTCGATCCCGGCCGCAACATGGGCAAGACCAACCCGCTCAACGACGCCGATCTCACCGAATTCATCACGCTGCAAAAGACGTTCGCTGATTCGGGCAAAAGCTGGAGCGTGGACGCGGGGAATATTGACGCCACCACGTTCGACCTCGCGGTCAAAAACCCGAGCGCCGTTGAAACCGTCACCCATCGCCGCCCGCAGGACATCATGGACGAGATTGCGGCGCTGGATGCGGAGAGCGCCGAAGTGCTCGCCGGGATCCGGGCGTTGTTGTGA
- a CDS encoding Fic family protein, which produces MAYVPRFTISATLLNEVERVAALRERIQSAAVDLAWIPALQKDTRTRNVHASTAIEGNPLTLEQVRALEEGRTLSRSGERPKREVINYFAGLRYVEKNAAVETIRHDDVLELHRILAGEVMDQGEAGRYRTMGVRVGDYLPPPADAVSGLMFELLEWWNTAATKLSPVLSSAILHHRFESIHPFADGNGRTGRALSLWELYRRGFDTHHIFSVDEFYWEDRPRYYAELDAVRHAGDDLSGWLEYCAAGLRTTLERAWLRIQTIQGNATRKLALRPRQEQLLHLLRDHGSMAPNEIWSALSVSRQGAMDLLRPLIEAGLVEKVGGAKTGHYVLKNV; this is translated from the coding sequence ATGGCCTACGTTCCCCGTTTCACCATCAGCGCGACTCTGCTCAATGAGGTGGAGCGGGTCGCGGCGCTGCGGGAGCGCATTCAGAGCGCCGCAGTTGATCTGGCATGGATTCCTGCGTTGCAGAAGGACACCCGTACCCGCAACGTGCACGCCTCCACCGCCATCGAAGGCAATCCGCTGACGCTGGAGCAGGTGCGCGCGCTTGAGGAAGGGCGCACGCTGTCGCGCTCCGGCGAGCGCCCGAAACGTGAGGTGATCAATTATTTCGCCGGGCTGCGCTATGTCGAAAAAAATGCCGCTGTCGAGACGATTCGTCACGACGATGTGCTGGAGCTGCACCGCATTCTGGCCGGTGAGGTGATGGATCAGGGCGAGGCGGGCCGATACCGGACGATGGGTGTGCGCGTGGGGGACTATTTGCCTCCGCCTGCGGACGCTGTGTCGGGCCTGATGTTCGAGCTGCTGGAGTGGTGGAACACGGCGGCGACGAAGCTCTCGCCGGTGCTGAGCTCGGCGATCCTGCATCATCGTTTTGAGTCAATCCATCCGTTCGCAGATGGCAATGGCCGCACGGGCCGCGCGCTTTCGCTGTGGGAGCTGTATCGGCGCGGATTTGATACGCATCACATTTTTTCGGTCGACGAGTTTTATTGGGAAGACCGGCCGCGGTACTACGCCGAGCTGGACGCCGTGCGCCACGCGGGCGATGACCTGAGCGGCTGGCTGGAATATTGCGCCGCCGGACTGCGCACGACGCTGGAGCGGGCGTGGCTACGCATCCAGACGATTCAGGGCAATGCCACGCGAAAGCTCGCGCTGCGCCCGCGACAGGAGCAACTGCTGCACCTGCTGCGTGACCACGGCAGCATGGCGCCGAACGAAATCTGGTCGGCGCTGAGCGTGTCCCGGCAGGGTGCAATGGACCTGTTGCGACCATTGATTGAGGCGGGCCTGGTGGAAAAAGTCGGCGGCGCGAAGACTGGGCACTATGTGCTCAAGAATGTGTAG